A stretch of Streptomyces vietnamensis DNA encodes these proteins:
- a CDS encoding oxidoreductase, which yields MTDKQRWTADLIPDQTGRVFVVTGANSGLGLATTRELARRGGRVILAVRDEEKGRRAAEGLGVDARLLDVRPLDLADLDSVRAFAERLRAEHPRLDVLVNNAGVMAPPRTLSPQGHELQFATNHLGHFALTGLLLDLLAAGTDPRVVTVSSINHRQGSLRFDDLNGEHGYAPMAFYNQSKFANAVFGKELHRRLTTIASPVRSVLAHPGYTATSLQMKDTSGLAKLFFGRVGNPLLAQRPERGALPQLYAATDPSVAGGEFIGPDGMGELRGTPTRVRLSDAAADPGTGRRLWEESERLTGVRFLSS from the coding sequence TGATCCCGGACCAGACCGGACGGGTCTTCGTCGTCACCGGGGCCAACAGCGGTCTCGGCCTCGCCACCACCCGCGAGCTCGCCCGCCGGGGCGGGCGCGTGATCCTCGCCGTACGGGACGAGGAGAAGGGCCGACGGGCCGCCGAGGGCCTCGGGGTCGACGCCCGTCTCCTCGACGTCCGCCCGCTCGACCTCGCCGACCTCGACTCGGTACGGGCCTTCGCCGAGCGGCTGCGCGCGGAGCACCCCCGCCTCGACGTGCTCGTCAACAACGCGGGCGTGATGGCCCCGCCCCGCACGCTCAGCCCCCAGGGCCACGAGCTCCAGTTCGCCACCAACCACCTCGGGCACTTCGCCCTCACCGGCCTGCTGCTCGACCTGCTCGCCGCCGGAACCGACCCCCGGGTGGTCACGGTCAGCTCGATCAACCACCGGCAGGGCAGCCTCCGCTTCGACGACCTGAACGGCGAGCACGGCTACGCGCCGATGGCCTTCTATAACCAGTCGAAGTTCGCCAACGCCGTCTTCGGCAAGGAGCTGCACCGCCGCCTGACCACGATCGCGAGCCCGGTCCGCAGCGTGCTCGCCCACCCCGGCTACACGGCGACCAGCCTCCAGATGAAGGACACCTCCGGTCTGGCGAAGCTGTTCTTCGGGCGCGTCGGCAATCCGCTGCTCGCCCAGCGCCCGGAGCGGGGCGCGCTGCCCCAGCTGTACGCGGCGACCGACCCGTCCGTCGCGGGCGGCGAGTTCATCGGCCCGGACGGCATGGGCGAACTGCGCGGCACCCCGACCCGCGTACGCCTCTCCGACGCGGCGGCCGACCCCGGGACGGGCCGCCGGCTGTGGGAGGAGTCGGAGCGCCTGACCGGAGTGCGTTTTCTCAGTTCCTGA
- a CDS encoding TetR/AcrR family transcriptional regulator translates to MVRAGITVDGLVRAAAEMADESGLDKVTVSALARRFGVKDASLYSHIRNLRDLRVRLALLASGEMNDAIGAAVAGRSGKEALVAFADAYRDYALAHPGRYAATQQRIDPAEVADTAVLLRAVELTYGMLRGYGLVEPDLTDAGRLLRSTFHGYIHLELSGGFAHSRPVAESWARSLDALHHVLENWGNSS, encoded by the coding sequence GTGGTGCGCGCGGGAATCACCGTCGACGGCCTCGTACGGGCCGCAGCCGAAATGGCGGACGAGAGCGGCCTCGACAAGGTCACCGTCTCGGCCCTCGCCCGCCGTTTCGGCGTCAAGGACGCGAGCCTCTACTCGCACATCCGGAACCTGCGGGACCTGCGGGTCCGGCTCGCGCTCCTCGCCTCGGGCGAGATGAACGACGCCATCGGCGCCGCCGTGGCCGGCCGCTCCGGCAAGGAGGCACTCGTCGCCTTCGCCGACGCCTACCGCGACTACGCCCTCGCCCACCCCGGGCGGTACGCGGCCACCCAGCAGCGGATCGACCCGGCCGAGGTCGCCGACACCGCCGTCCTCCTGCGGGCCGTCGAGCTCACGTACGGCATGCTGCGCGGCTACGGCCTGGTCGAACCCGACCTCACCGACGCGGGCCGCCTGCTCCGCAGCACCTTCCACGGCTACATCCACCTCGAACTGAGCGGCGGCTTCGCGCACTCCCGCCCCGTCGCCGAGTCCTGGGCGCGCTCGCTCGACGCGCTCCATCACGTCCTGGAGAACTGGGGGAACAGTTCATGA
- a CDS encoding alpha/beta fold hydrolase — protein sequence MNVGTLKVPGATLHHETRGTGPVLLLVPGGAGDAGLFEGMADLLAEAGHTVVSYDQRGLSRSPLDGPLGDQRVAEWREDALAVLDAVSPDEPAYVFGSSSGAIVALALLAAHPDRVRRLVAHEPPLVELLADPAPYRDHFAEVRELHRTQGLGPAMARFSETPDGRKPERQHGELPASIRPMASRMAANMPVFLEHVLCPFSSSAPDVDGLRAAAGKLTLGIGRESAGQEALVGPSRRIAELTGAETVEFPGGHVGCVEHPAEFAKVLVSAMSR from the coding sequence ATGAACGTCGGAACGCTGAAGGTCCCGGGAGCCACCCTCCACCACGAGACGCGCGGCACCGGCCCCGTCCTCCTCCTCGTCCCCGGCGGCGCGGGGGACGCCGGGCTCTTCGAAGGAATGGCGGACCTGCTCGCGGAAGCCGGGCACACGGTGGTCTCCTACGACCAGCGCGGCCTGTCGCGCAGCCCGCTCGACGGGCCCCTCGGCGACCAGCGGGTGGCCGAGTGGCGCGAGGACGCCCTCGCCGTCCTGGACGCGGTCTCGCCGGACGAGCCCGCGTACGTCTTCGGCAGCAGTTCCGGCGCCATCGTCGCCCTCGCCCTGCTCGCCGCCCACCCGGACCGGGTGCGCCGGCTCGTCGCCCACGAGCCGCCCCTGGTGGAGCTGCTCGCCGACCCCGCCCCGTACCGCGACCACTTCGCCGAGGTGCGCGAGCTGCACCGCACGCAGGGGCTCGGGCCCGCGATGGCCCGGTTCTCCGAGACGCCGGACGGCCGGAAGCCGGAGCGGCAGCACGGCGAACTGCCCGCCTCCATCCGGCCGATGGCCTCCCGCATGGCCGCCAACATGCCGGTGTTCCTGGAGCACGTCCTGTGCCCCTTCTCCTCCTCCGCCCCGGATGTGGACGGCCTGCGCGCCGCCGCCGGGAAGCTGACGCTCGGCATCGGGCGGGAGTCGGCGGGTCAGGAGGCGCTGGTCGGGCCGTCCCGGCGGATCGCGGAGCTGACCGGGGCGGAGACCGTCGAGTTCCCCGGCGGGCACGTGGGCTGCGTGGAGCACCCGGCGGAGTTCGCGAAGGTGCTGGTCAGCGCCATGTCGCGGTGA
- a CDS encoding RNA polymerase sigma factor SigF, translating to MSTELGSSKVLTLTPVPVPTQTTAPTATDSTETAETAPPPMTVTPGALDTRTLSRSLFLRLRALDDEGAAADSPERTYVRDTLIELNLPLVRYAAARFRSRNEPMEDIVQVGTIGLIKAIDRFDCERGVEFPTFAMPTVVGEIKRFFRDTSWSVRVPRRLQELRLALTKASDELAQKLDRSPTVPELAAVLGVSEEDVVDGLAVGNAYTASSLDSPSPEDDGGEGSLADRLGYEDSALEGVEYRESLKPLLAKLPPRERQIIMLRFFANMTQSQIGEEVGISQMHVSRLLTRTLAQLREGLISD from the coding sequence ATGTCCACAGAACTGGGCAGCTCGAAGGTGCTCACGCTCACGCCCGTTCCCGTGCCCACGCAGACGACGGCGCCGACCGCGACCGACAGCACGGAGACCGCGGAGACCGCGCCGCCGCCGATGACGGTCACGCCCGGAGCCCTCGACACCCGCACCCTCTCCCGCTCCCTGTTCCTGCGCCTGCGCGCCCTCGACGACGAAGGCGCCGCCGCCGACAGCCCGGAGCGGACCTACGTCCGCGACACCCTCATCGAGCTCAACCTCCCCCTCGTGCGGTACGCGGCGGCCCGCTTCCGCTCCCGCAACGAGCCGATGGAGGACATCGTCCAGGTCGGCACCATCGGCCTGATCAAGGCGATCGACCGCTTCGACTGCGAACGCGGCGTGGAGTTCCCGACGTTCGCGATGCCGACCGTCGTCGGCGAGATCAAGCGTTTCTTCCGCGACACCTCCTGGTCGGTCCGCGTCCCGCGCCGGCTCCAGGAGCTGCGCCTCGCCCTCACCAAGGCCAGCGACGAGCTCGCCCAGAAGCTCGACCGCTCCCCCACCGTCCCCGAACTCGCCGCCGTGCTCGGGGTGTCGGAGGAGGACGTCGTCGACGGCCTCGCCGTCGGCAACGCGTACACCGCCTCCTCGCTCGACTCCCCCTCGCCCGAGGACGACGGCGGCGAGGGCTCCCTCGCGGACCGCCTCGGCTACGAGGACTCGGCCCTCGAAGGCGTCGAGTACCGCGAGTCGCTCAAGCCGCTCCTCGCCAAACTGCCGCCCCGGGAGCGGCAGATCATCATGCTCCGCTTCTTCGCGAACATGACGCAGTCGCAGATCGGCGAGGAGGTCGGCATCTCCCAGATGCACGTCTCGCGGCTCCTCACCCGCACCCTCGCCCAGCTGCGCGAGGGCCTCATCTCCGACTGA